A genomic region of Leptolyngbya sp. NIES-2104 contains the following coding sequences:
- a CDS encoding nitrilase-related carbon-nitrogen hydrolase encodes MSDNGLAYKALALQVTCYAINQSRDRLEARSRIQQAIERLGQQIAASLAFIGPDCRLVVLPEYFLTGFPLGESLSDWAEKACLEMTGSEYEALGNIAQKHRIFLAGNAYEVDPHFPGLYFQTCFILDPSGTVILRYRRLNSLFAPTPHDVWDRYLEQYGLDGVFPVARTEIGNLAAVASDEILFPEVARCLAMRGAEVLLHPTSEIYGQARSPKEAAKISRAVENMMYVISANTAGIAESPIPSGSVDGGSKVVDYRGLVLAETGAGESMAAFAEVDLAALRRYRRQPGLGNLLARQRFDAYVESYQQAVFYPRNTMIEGEIERKHFIQTQVATIHRLAEQGVI; translated from the coding sequence ATGAGTGACAATGGACTCGCTTACAAAGCATTAGCACTTCAGGTAACGTGTTATGCCATCAACCAAAGCCGCGATCGACTAGAAGCACGATCGAGAATTCAGCAGGCGATCGAACGATTAGGACAGCAAATTGCGGCGAGTCTTGCATTTATTGGACCTGATTGTCGTTTAGTCGTGTTACCAGAGTATTTTCTCACTGGGTTTCCGCTGGGAGAATCGCTCTCGGATTGGGCGGAAAAGGCTTGCTTGGAAATGACCGGCAGCGAGTATGAAGCGCTCGGAAACATTGCACAGAAGCATCGAATCTTTTTAGCTGGAAATGCTTATGAAGTTGATCCGCATTTTCCAGGATTGTATTTTCAGACTTGTTTTATCCTTGATCCGAGTGGAACGGTGATTCTGCGTTACCGTCGATTGAATTCATTATTTGCGCCCACTCCGCACGATGTTTGGGATCGCTATCTAGAGCAGTACGGACTTGATGGAGTGTTTCCGGTTGCCAGAACTGAGATCGGTAATCTTGCAGCGGTGGCATCGGATGAGATTTTATTTCCAGAAGTGGCGCGATGTTTAGCAATGCGGGGGGCGGAAGTCCTGCTACATCCGACTTCAGAGATTTATGGACAAGCACGATCGCCTAAAGAAGCCGCAAAGATTAGCCGCGCTGTGGAAAATATGATGTATGTGATTTCAGCGAACACCGCTGGCATTGCAGAGAGTCCGATTCCGAGCGGTTCAGTGGATGGTGGCTCGAAAGTTGTGGACTATCGGGGATTGGTGTTAGCTGAAACAGGAGCCGGGGAAAGTATGGCGGCATTTGCGGAGGTCGATTTAGCGGCATTACGTCGGTATCGTCGGCAACCTGGACTGGGCAATTTGCTTGCACGTCAACGATTTGATGCGTATGTAGAAAGCTATCAGCAAGCAGTGTTTTATCCCAGAAATACAATGATCGAGGGTGAAATTGAGCGAAAACATTTTATTCAAACTCAGGTTGCAACAATCCACCGCTTAGCCGAACAAGGAGTGATTTGA
- a CDS encoding DUF3598 family protein, protein MESIRQAMPVLARHEGDWIGTYTLIDCDGNVLDRHRSHLTCEFPTDNPSTYHQTNRYTWDNGKQEEHRFPGLYCDKKVWFDTDRIKGHAWEIDDATLILYFAYKTVPDFYLYEMIQISPCNNHRARTWHWFKNNQIFQRTVIQEERQH, encoded by the coding sequence ATGGAAAGTATTCGTCAGGCAATGCCCGTACTCGCTCGACATGAAGGTGATTGGATTGGAACTTATACGCTGATCGATTGCGATGGAAATGTGCTCGATCGACATCGATCGCATTTAACCTGTGAATTTCCGACAGATAACCCTTCCACGTACCATCAAACCAATCGCTACACCTGGGACAATGGCAAACAAGAAGAACATCGATTTCCAGGCTTGTACTGCGATAAAAAGGTTTGGTTTGACACCGATCGAATCAAAGGTCACGCTTGGGAAATTGATGATGCCACCCTGATTCTTTATTTTGCTTACAAAACGGTTCCAGACTTCTACCTCTACGAAATGATTCAAATCAGTCCGTGTAACAATCATCGAGCGCGAACCTGGCACTGGTTCAAAAACAATCAAATCTTTCAGCGCACAGTGATTCAAGAAGAGCGACAACATTAA
- a CDS encoding aldehyde dehydrogenase family protein: MTRIPVRNPRTGEVDYWITPPNVAEVCDRLRFAQRDWQSVDLDQRIAALQQWKQAIQHDREALIQALVADTGRFGVSVLEVDSVLSSLDRWCQLAPELLQETEKTTAIPFIDLKQDSVPYPLVGVISPWNFPLLLAMIDAIPALLAGCAVIVKPSEIAPRFIQPLLKTLDQVPELRSIFTFIEGAKETGAALIEQIDLICFTGSVKTGRQVAEMAAKRFIPAFLELGGKDPAIVLQSADLDLATSAILWGSVVNTGQSCLSIERIYVDQAIIEPFTEQLVSKAKQLKLAYPTIQDGEIGPIIAERQAAIISEQLQDAIDKGAIVQCGGNLENLDGGWWCDPTVLTKVNHSMKIMSEETFGPILPMMPFNTVGEAIALANDSIYGLSAAVFAESTTEALEVGDRIEAGAISINDAALTALIHEGEKNAFHASGMGGSRMGAAALKRFMRKKAYLIKTKPIRDPWWYV, from the coding sequence ATGACCCGCATTCCTGTTCGGAATCCTCGAACCGGCGAAGTCGATTACTGGATCACGCCTCCGAATGTTGCTGAAGTCTGCGATCGACTCCGCTTCGCGCAACGAGATTGGCAATCTGTTGATTTAGATCAGCGAATTGCCGCATTACAGCAGTGGAAACAAGCGATTCAGCACGATCGAGAAGCATTGATTCAAGCTTTGGTGGCTGATACCGGACGGTTCGGGGTTTCGGTTTTAGAAGTCGATTCGGTGTTGTCGAGTCTCGATCGCTGGTGTCAACTCGCTCCAGAACTTTTACAAGAAACGGAAAAAACAACGGCAATTCCATTTATTGATCTAAAACAAGATTCAGTGCCTTATCCGTTAGTCGGTGTGATCAGTCCGTGGAACTTCCCATTACTTTTAGCGATGATTGATGCGATTCCGGCACTATTAGCTGGATGTGCTGTGATTGTGAAACCGAGTGAGATTGCACCTCGATTTATTCAACCGTTGTTAAAAACACTGGATCAAGTGCCTGAATTACGATCGATCTTCACCTTCATTGAGGGGGCGAAAGAAACTGGAGCCGCTTTGATCGAGCAGATTGATCTGATTTGTTTTACGGGCAGTGTGAAAACCGGGCGACAGGTTGCAGAAATGGCGGCAAAGCGATTTATTCCAGCCTTTTTGGAACTGGGCGGAAAAGATCCAGCGATCGTGCTGCAATCTGCCGATCTCGATCTCGCAACTTCTGCCATTTTATGGGGTTCAGTTGTCAATACGGGACAGTCTTGTTTATCGATCGAGCGAATTTATGTGGATCAAGCGATCATCGAACCGTTTACCGAGCAGCTTGTTTCTAAAGCAAAACAATTGAAACTCGCTTATCCTACGATTCAAGATGGCGAGATTGGTCCGATCATTGCAGAACGACAGGCGGCGATAATTTCAGAGCAGCTACAAGATGCGATCGACAAAGGCGCGATCGTTCAGTGTGGCGGCAACCTTGAGAACTTAGACGGCGGGTGGTGGTGCGATCCGACGGTTTTAACCAAGGTGAATCACAGCATGAAAATCATGAGCGAAGAAACATTCGGACCCATTTTGCCGATGATGCCATTTAATACAGTTGGGGAAGCGATCGCGCTTGCAAACGATAGCATTTATGGATTGAGTGCCGCAGTGTTTGCAGAATCAACAACCGAAGCGCTGGAAGTGGGCGATCGCATTGAGGCGGGTGCAATTAGTATCAACGATGCTGCGCTCACCGCATTGATTCACGAAGGAGAAAAGAATGCTTTTCACGCTTCTGGAATGGGAGGATCGCGCATGGGAGCGGCAGCACTGAAACGATTTATGCGAAAGAAAGCTTATTTGATCAAAACAAAACCGATTCGTGATCCTTGGTGGTATGTATAA
- a CDS encoding caspase family protein, with amino-acid sequence MSEISTSEFRTLNPVKVEPEPVKQGRSLVVVIGINTYAHWRTLNNAVQDALGLQQALIDKLGFTAPIAPLIDAAATQEAIEALIEEQLHELLKEDDSLVLFFAGHGHTRIAQDSEVGYIIPVDARMPDEDREHWSDYIRLNHWLEEVAELPARHILVILDACHSGVALGSAANIYRSAERFRADISRDRSRKVITSAKQDQLALDGGPVPGHSLFTGTLINGFNWGESDIDGNGFITSSELGLYLQQKVGQASGSTQTPEFGAFHRDEQGEMVISLRNQSFDTLKARALSALQTGQFTLFKELTEQAIALKLTSAETLYLEYRLRFREGNFQRVTEIIDILVRADLQESLIPLSNNDLSKIQLRLPCWAPVLSIPEGEFLAEVTVMTGSTKEQLLVIAPQPFGESQAYLIEPKSFCQLSLNNPTSAPLHIYMVGFDETGRFQLETLWEDEEIIFNGLMPGETKRSFLFAPQGKPGLREIRLFSSPKRLRFFLFPASSDAYGAQIDTISAEDLQQIEMKVIRYSLTNSLLSEKV; translated from the coding sequence ATGTCTGAAATCTCTACTAGCGAGTTCCGAACACTCAATCCAGTCAAAGTTGAACCTGAGCCTGTAAAACAGGGACGATCGCTGGTTGTCGTCATCGGAATCAACACTTATGCTCATTGGCGAACCCTTAACAATGCGGTTCAAGATGCCTTGGGATTACAGCAAGCGTTGATTGACAAATTAGGGTTTACAGCACCGATCGCGCCTCTAATTGATGCTGCTGCAACACAAGAAGCGATCGAAGCTCTGATCGAAGAGCAACTGCATGAACTGCTGAAAGAGGATGATAGCCTGGTATTGTTCTTTGCCGGACATGGACACACCCGAATTGCTCAAGACTCAGAAGTAGGCTATATCATTCCAGTCGATGCCCGAATGCCTGATGAAGATAGAGAACATTGGAGCGACTATATTCGACTGAATCACTGGTTGGAGGAAGTGGCTGAACTACCAGCAAGACATATTCTTGTGATTCTAGATGCTTGTCACAGCGGGGTTGCCTTGGGAAGTGCTGCTAATATCTATCGCAGCGCAGAGCGATTCCGGGCTGATATTAGCCGCGATCGCAGTCGAAAGGTGATTACCTCTGCAAAACAAGACCAGCTTGCTTTAGACGGCGGACCTGTTCCAGGGCATTCTCTTTTCACCGGAACGCTGATTAACGGGTTCAACTGGGGAGAATCCGATATCGATGGCAATGGTTTTATCACCTCCTCCGAACTCGGACTATACCTACAACAGAAAGTAGGACAAGCTTCTGGATCAACTCAGACCCCAGAGTTTGGGGCTTTTCATCGAGACGAGCAAGGAGAGATGGTCATTTCTCTGCGAAATCAGAGTTTTGATACGCTAAAAGCCCGTGCCCTATCTGCTTTACAGACCGGACAATTCACCCTATTTAAGGAATTGACAGAGCAAGCGATCGCGCTCAAACTTACCAGCGCGGAAACGCTTTACTTAGAATATCGGCTCAGATTTCGAGAAGGTAATTTTCAGCGCGTCACTGAAATCATTGATATCCTGGTTCGCGCTGATCTCCAAGAATCACTGATTCCACTGTCTAACAATGATCTTAGTAAAATTCAGCTTCGGCTTCCCTGTTGGGCACCTGTCTTATCAATTCCAGAAGGAGAATTTTTAGCAGAAGTTACTGTGATGACAGGTTCAACGAAGGAACAACTTCTGGTGATCGCACCTCAACCTTTTGGAGAGAGTCAAGCCTATTTGATCGAACCCAAAAGCTTTTGCCAATTGAGCCTGAACAATCCGACTTCAGCCCCCTTACACATCTATATGGTGGGATTTGACGAAACAGGTCGGTTCCAGCTTGAAACCCTTTGGGAAGATGAAGAGATTATCTTTAATGGCTTGATGCCAGGAGAAACAAAAAGGAGCTTTCTGTTTGCACCCCAAGGTAAGCCTGGTTTACGCGAAATTCGCCTTTTCTCCTCTCCTAAACGTCTCCGATTCTTTTTGTTTCCTGCTTCCTCGGATGCCTACGGCGCTCAGATCGACACTATTTCTGCTGAGGACTTGCAGCAGATTGAAATGAAAGTGATTCGCTACAGTTTGACGAATTCCCTTTTATCAGAAAAAGTATAA
- a CDS encoding DUF4437 domain-containing protein: protein MNQNVLGAEDWGGTGQSRMNLSGRTVALAELPQQYQFFDTQRIPQQPWQIDGLSKSSIAATHQLLSWHEHGASTTKVLLADRFELPAGRFTADLEIFVLSGTVQVGAWKLSKHGYSFIPAGVRVGPWKALNGEAVELLWMENDRLQYQDLPHDSAASLDQFIPVLDSTLLPWSRTDTMQFAAASKKWLRKAANGGGVWLLALLPHYDSQQAMIQLYNEEVYGLGGHCDMGKYRFAKHHFGYCPSFSTVPRHISAEGSLFFIRVDRDLSRSGAVLPYTD from the coding sequence TTGAACCAGAATGTTTTAGGGGCAGAAGATTGGGGTGGAACAGGTCAAAGCCGGATGAACTTATCGGGGCGGACGGTGGCTTTAGCAGAGCTTCCGCAGCAATATCAGTTTTTTGATACACAGCGGATTCCTCAACAACCCTGGCAGATTGATGGACTATCTAAATCGTCGATCGCGGCAACTCATCAATTGCTGAGTTGGCACGAGCATGGCGCATCAACGACCAAGGTTTTGCTTGCTGATCGATTTGAGCTTCCAGCAGGCAGATTCACAGCGGATTTAGAAATTTTTGTGCTGAGCGGTACCGTTCAGGTCGGAGCGTGGAAGCTGAGCAAACACGGTTACTCGTTTATTCCAGCAGGGGTCAGAGTTGGTCCGTGGAAAGCGCTCAACGGTGAAGCAGTCGAACTACTGTGGATGGAAAACGATCGACTCCAGTATCAAGATTTGCCGCATGATTCAGCAGCAAGTCTCGATCAGTTTATTCCGGTTTTGGATAGTACACTGCTACCTTGGAGCAGAACAGATACAATGCAGTTTGCCGCAGCCAGCAAGAAATGGCTGAGAAAAGCAGCAAACGGTGGTGGGGTGTGGCTACTCGCACTTCTGCCTCACTATGACAGCCAGCAAGCGATGATTCAGTTGTATAACGAGGAGGTTTACGGCTTAGGCGGACATTGCGATATGGGAAAGTATCGATTCGCCAAACATCACTTTGGCTACTGTCCGAGTTTCAGTACGGTTCCCAGACACATTTCAGCAGAAGGGAGCTTGTTCTTTATTCGCGTCGATCGAGATTTATCGCGCAGCGGAGCCGTTTTACCTTATACCGATTAA
- a CDS encoding caspase family protein, producing MAWDTRTNFTRNLAVVIGVDDYASKSIHKLSTPVSDASAIADLLETDYAYQQINPKTEVIRLLNQQATLVEIRDVLTKTLPQLQPNEGDRLIFYFAGHGLPRTNEDGPEGYLVPQDADPANPDSFLPMQEVAEELSKLACHHLLVILDCCFAGTFRWVGRRDLIPVLKTIHREHYYRFIRYPAWQLITSAAHDQEALDVAKLNQDKRGEVLGYNDRLHSPFALALLEGLQYNKDSQRQNADLIPDGVVTAHELFVYLERRVSELSKEQQTPGLFPLRRDYDKGEFIFTAPRFDPEKQLEPAPELNEENNPYRGLKSFDEKHAAFFFGRQVLIEALVKKLCQPNQTLHVVLGVSGSGKSSLVKAGLLPRLRTDEGQWFILEPMRPQLSPFTALARILLPIVNPALIEQLPQVCFLDEKLKQSTAPIAGWDSARPETKLLLIEDYFVQLQELCSVEEQRSLTNLHQSLLTEIEAIAQQLQQDPHYLGNEIQKWSQTHPNATLLLVIDQFEELITMSQSSWIERDRASDSKQLPFLELLRDAIAVCPQQWRVVVTLRSDFEPRFLDSPLQTYWQAARFPVRAMNSDELRQAIEGPALKQALYFEPDNLVGMLIDEVGQMPGALPLLSFTLSELYVKLRERWTKDESTDRALRLQDYEELGGVAGALTRRATEEYESLGNLERATMRRVMLRMVTLKGSSIARRQVPEVELVYPSETENRRRENVIDQLVNARLLVKGQEMGRNYVEPAHDLLLRWNRLQEWIEQEQETLALQQRLTPAANDWYNDGPLLPDGDRLDRLEKLLKQKDTWLNRLEIRFIQASLDFREHQKRRERELTVRTELGQKAARVMTQLSISPLEAMTLAIQATGQNLEELPHEMLTSVQRSLYTVMNKARIPNITFQGQHTQKITSIAFHPTNRYVVSGSTDKTLRLWNWEQGLVTPAFVGHEGEVNAVAFGHNGQYIISASDDGTIRLWNFQLQPIGEPFVGHQGAVTSVAVSPEGQYIVSGGADGMICFWNLRGELIRKPLNGHQGAINSVAVSPDGQYIVSGGIDNTIRLWNSKGRWIGDPFVGHQDNTSIRKGVYCAIFSSDSQSIASCGADSTIRLWNLKGEALISQPLKQGGVAAILFSPDGQKIVGVGHGICSWTVEGLQVEEYFSQNSYYINCVAFSNDGQHFVTGESGSAIKIWDLERDEIEAFAAHETEIATVTFSPEGQQLASGSFDETIRVWNLANANEKILEVEKSRISSVALSPDGTMIAGGCDDCEVRLWNLKGEVIRSFGERKDTRSVAFSPNSNLVASMNTDAVHLWDVNGNLKNSLPLQSSASSNLLAFSPDGSVLACGSGFAVRVWDWSKNIVQALPGEADNVIQSVRFSQDGKTIITSDVGGSVFLWNWKEGDRKRFRHSNSVYSACFSPDGKTIVSGGGKAFLWDSDGNLIATFQGRDHAINSVAFSSDGRIIAAGSSEGTLHLWRGNWKEWLQVCCNRIRNHNSFKNPQTDLAKEVCEICRKYVWNENDV from the coding sequence ATGGCATGGGATACCAGAACAAACTTTACTCGGAATCTGGCAGTCGTCATTGGAGTAGATGACTATGCAAGTAAAAGCATTCATAAGCTCAGTACGCCTGTGAGTGATGCTTCTGCCATTGCGGACTTGTTAGAAACGGACTACGCTTATCAGCAAATCAATCCAAAAACAGAAGTGATTCGTCTGTTGAATCAGCAGGCAACTCTTGTGGAAATTAGAGATGTTCTCACTAAAACGCTACCCCAACTACAGCCTAATGAGGGCGATCGCTTAATCTTCTATTTTGCGGGTCATGGCTTGCCACGCACCAATGAAGACGGTCCTGAAGGCTATCTAGTGCCCCAAGATGCTGACCCCGCCAATCCAGACTCCTTTCTGCCAATGCAGGAAGTTGCTGAGGAACTGAGCAAACTAGCATGTCATCATCTGCTGGTCATTCTCGATTGTTGTTTTGCTGGGACATTTCGCTGGGTGGGTCGTCGAGACCTGATCCCGGTTCTGAAAACCATTCATCGAGAGCATTACTATCGGTTTATTCGTTATCCTGCATGGCAGTTGATTACTTCTGCTGCTCACGACCAGGAAGCTCTGGATGTGGCGAAGTTGAATCAGGATAAACGGGGTGAAGTTTTGGGATACAACGATCGCCTGCATTCACCGTTCGCCCTTGCACTCCTAGAAGGCTTACAGTACAACAAAGACTCTCAGCGGCAAAATGCAGATTTAATTCCTGATGGAGTTGTTACTGCTCACGAACTATTTGTTTATTTAGAGAGACGGGTCAGTGAGTTGTCGAAAGAGCAACAAACGCCTGGGCTTTTTCCACTGCGGCGGGACTATGACAAAGGGGAATTTATCTTCACCGCGCCCAGATTTGATCCAGAAAAACAACTTGAGCCTGCACCGGAACTGAATGAGGAGAATAACCCCTACCGCGGTTTGAAGTCGTTTGATGAAAAACATGCTGCGTTCTTCTTTGGTAGACAGGTCTTGATTGAGGCTTTGGTCAAAAAACTTTGCCAACCGAACCAAACGCTTCATGTTGTATTAGGTGTTTCCGGCTCCGGAAAATCCAGTTTAGTCAAGGCAGGATTACTCCCTCGCTTACGAACGGATGAAGGTCAATGGTTCATTCTTGAGCCAATGCGTCCTCAATTGTCGCCATTTACAGCTTTGGCAAGAATACTATTGCCGATCGTAAATCCTGCTTTAATCGAGCAATTGCCGCAGGTCTGCTTTTTAGATGAAAAGCTGAAACAAAGTACTGCTCCGATAGCAGGTTGGGACAGTGCCAGACCTGAGACAAAACTGCTGCTGATTGAAGATTATTTCGTTCAGCTACAGGAACTTTGTTCAGTAGAAGAACAGCGATCGCTCACGAACCTACATCAATCACTTCTAACCGAGATTGAAGCGATCGCACAACAGCTTCAGCAAGATCCGCACTATCTTGGTAACGAAATTCAAAAGTGGAGCCAGACCCATCCTAATGCAACCCTGCTCCTGGTGATTGATCAGTTTGAGGAGCTGATTACGATGAGCCAAAGTAGTTGGATTGAGCGAGATCGCGCGTCCGACAGCAAACAACTGCCTTTCCTGGAACTGCTGCGAGACGCGATCGCAGTTTGTCCGCAGCAATGGCGAGTGGTAGTGACGCTGCGATCAGATTTTGAGCCGCGTTTTCTCGATTCGCCGTTACAAACATACTGGCAGGCGGCTCGGTTTCCAGTAAGGGCGATGAACTCAGATGAGTTGCGGCAAGCGATCGAGGGACCTGCATTAAAGCAGGCGTTGTATTTTGAGCCAGATAATTTAGTCGGAATGCTCATCGACGAAGTAGGGCAAATGCCAGGAGCATTACCGTTGCTATCTTTTACCCTCAGTGAGCTATACGTAAAGCTGCGAGAGCGGTGGACGAAAGATGAAAGTACCGATCGCGCTCTGCGGCTGCAAGATTATGAAGAATTAGGTGGCGTAGCGGGAGCATTGACTCGAAGAGCAACCGAGGAGTATGAATCATTGGGCAATCTCGAACGGGCAACGATGCGACGAGTCATGCTGCGAATGGTGACACTTAAGGGAAGCAGCATTGCACGGCGGCAAGTACCAGAAGTAGAGTTAGTGTATCCAAGCGAGACGGAGAATCGGCGGCGGGAGAACGTCATCGATCAACTCGTCAATGCGCGTTTGTTAGTCAAAGGGCAGGAGATGGGAAGAAACTATGTCGAACCCGCTCATGACTTACTGCTGCGCTGGAATCGGTTGCAAGAATGGATTGAGCAAGAGCAGGAAACTTTGGCATTGCAGCAACGTCTTACCCCTGCAGCGAACGACTGGTACAATGATGGACCTCTCTTGCCCGATGGCGATCGACTAGATCGATTAGAAAAACTCTTAAAGCAGAAAGATACTTGGTTGAATCGCCTAGAAATTCGGTTTATTCAGGCTAGTCTTGACTTTAGAGAACACCAAAAGCGAAGAGAGAGAGAGCTAACCGTCAGAACAGAGCTAGGGCAAAAAGCAGCGAGAGTCATGACGCAGCTTTCTATTAGTCCACTGGAGGCGATGACTCTAGCTATTCAAGCAACAGGGCAAAATTTAGAGGAGCTACCCCATGAAATGCTGACTTCTGTACAACGGAGCCTATACACCGTTATGAACAAGGCTCGAATTCCGAACATCACCTTTCAAGGACAACACACCCAAAAGATAACCTCGATCGCCTTTCATCCGACTAACCGATATGTGGTTAGTGGTAGTACAGATAAGACTCTCAGACTATGGAATTGGGAACAAGGTCTAGTTACACCTGCATTTGTGGGTCATGAGGGAGAGGTAAATGCTGTCGCATTTGGACATAATGGGCAGTACATCATCAGTGCTAGTGATGATGGAACGATTCGCCTCTGGAATTTTCAACTGCAACCGATTGGAGAGCCATTTGTAGGGCATCAGGGAGCGGTCACCTCAGTTGCAGTCAGCCCGGAAGGACAATACATTGTGAGTGGGGGAGCAGATGGAATGATTTGCTTCTGGAACTTACGAGGCGAGTTAATTCGGAAACCTCTCAACGGTCATCAAGGAGCAATTAACTCAGTTGCTGTTAGTCCAGATGGACAATACATAGTGAGTGGAGGAATTGACAATACAATTCGATTGTGGAACTCAAAAGGCAGATGGATCGGCGACCCCTTTGTAGGACATCAGGACAATACTTCAATCAGGAAAGGAGTATACTGCGCGATTTTTAGTTCAGACAGCCAATCGATCGCTAGCTGCGGTGCAGATTCAACCATTCGCCTGTGGAACTTAAAGGGTGAAGCTCTCATCTCGCAGCCTCTAAAACAAGGTGGAGTTGCTGCAATCTTATTCAGCCCAGATGGACAAAAAATAGTCGGTGTTGGTCATGGAATCTGCTCATGGACAGTCGAAGGTCTTCAGGTGGAGGAGTATTTTTCGCAAAACTCGTACTATATCAACTGTGTTGCTTTTAGCAATGATGGTCAACACTTTGTGACGGGAGAGAGTGGAAGCGCTATCAAAATTTGGGATTTAGAAAGAGATGAAATCGAAGCTTTTGCTGCACACGAGACAGAGATAGCAACTGTAACGTTTAGTCCAGAGGGACAGCAACTCGCGAGTGGCAGTTTTGACGAAACAATTCGGGTCTGGAACTTAGCGAACGCAAATGAGAAAATACTTGAGGTTGAAAAAAGCCGAATTTCTTCTGTTGCCCTGAGTCCAGATGGAACGATGATTGCGGGTGGTTGCGATGACTGCGAAGTGCGCCTTTGGAATCTCAAGGGTGAAGTCATCCGCTCTTTCGGTGAGCGAAAAGATACAAGATCAGTGGCTTTTAGTCCAAACAGCAATCTTGTAGCGAGTATGAACACTGACGCAGTTCACTTATGGGATGTGAATGGGAATTTGAAGAATAGTCTTCCCCTGCAAAGTTCAGCGAGTTCTAATCTGTTGGCTTTTAGTCCAGATGGGTCAGTGCTGGCATGTGGTTCTGGATTTGCGGTGCGCGTATGGGATTGGAGTAAAAATATAGTTCAGGCTTTACCTGGAGAAGCCGATAATGTGATTCAAAGTGTACGATTTAGCCAGGACGGGAAGACCATTATTACCAGCGATGTGGGTGGATCAGTATTTCTTTGGAACTGGAAAGAAGGAGATCGCAAACGGTTTAGACATTCAAATTCAGTTTACTCGGCTTGTTTTAGCCCCGATGGAAAAACGATTGTCAGTGGTGGGGGCAAAGCGTTTTTATGGGATAGTGACGGAAATCTTATTGCTACATTTCAAGGACGTGATCATGCAATTAACTCTGTAGCCTTTAGTTCAGATGGACGAATTATTGCTGCCGGGAGTTCAGAGGGAACTCTGCATTTGTGGCGAGGCAATTGGAAGGAATGGCTTCAAGTTTGTTGTAATCGCATTCGCAACCATAATTCCTTTAAAAATCCTCAAACTGATTTAGCAAAAGAAGTTTGTGAGATTTGTCGAAAATATGTCTGGAATGAGAACGATGTCTGA
- a CDS encoding zinc-binding dehydrogenase has product MHSRTYKKLIAQRLSDDFRSAIALTELSIPDPEPDQVVIKNHYAGINAGFDTLLCRGQVPYTQLTPPFDLGVEAVGVVVAIGKNVHTLQIGDAVATTIRGGGYREYQAIAANLAVKIRASIPEILTLMPTGTSAIVALENVGEMTSGEVILITAAAGGIGHIAVQLAKIAGNHVIGVCGSETKVELLKRLNCDRIVNYRTESLDTVLAQEYPNGINLVFDCVGKQVFDTCVNHLAIRGRFVVVGFISEYANDLEAVMQPRIYQKLFWKSASVRGFLMPHFLEYAEAGRDRLLDLFYAGRLKVIVDPTVFQGVESIPDAVEYLLSGQNCGKVVVKF; this is encoded by the coding sequence ATGCACTCTCGAACTTACAAAAAGCTGATTGCTCAGCGATTAAGCGATGATTTTCGCTCAGCGATCGCGCTGACTGAACTATCCATTCCCGATCCGGAACCAGATCAAGTCGTGATCAAAAATCACTATGCTGGGATCAATGCTGGATTTGATACCTTACTCTGTCGCGGTCAAGTTCCTTACACACAGCTTACGCCGCCGTTTGATCTCGGAGTCGAAGCGGTCGGCGTAGTAGTTGCGATCGGAAAAAATGTTCACACGCTGCAAATTGGGGATGCGGTTGCAACGACGATTCGCGGTGGTGGATATCGAGAGTATCAAGCGATCGCAGCAAATCTAGCCGTTAAAATTCGCGCTTCGATTCCCGAAATTCTAACGCTGATGCCGACGGGAACAAGCGCGATCGTCGCCTTGGAAAACGTCGGAGAAATGACGAGCGGGGAAGTCATTCTCATTACTGCTGCTGCTGGGGGAATTGGTCACATTGCGGTGCAGCTTGCGAAAATTGCTGGAAATCATGTGATTGGGGTGTGTGGTTCAGAGACGAAAGTGGAATTGCTGAAACGATTGAACTGCGATCGCATCGTGAACTATCGCACTGAATCACTCGATACCGTTCTCGCCCAAGAATATCCCAATGGCATCAATCTTGTATTCGACTGTGTTGGTAAACAAGTGTTTGATACTTGCGTGAATCATTTAGCAATCCGAGGAAGATTCGTTGTTGTTGGGTTTATTTCCGAATATGCGAATGATTTAGAAGCCGTAATGCAGCCTCGAATCTATCAGAAATTGTTTTGGAAATCTGCTTCGGTGCGCGGGTTTTTGATGCCGCATTTCTTAGAATATGCTGAAGCAGGACGCGATCGCTTACTCGATTTGTTTTACGCAGGCAGATTGAAAGTAATTGTTGACCCTACCGTATTTCAAGGCGTTGAGTCGATTCCGGATGCGGTCGAGTATCTTCTTAGCGGTCAGAACTGTGGCAAAGTTGTTGTAAA